A single region of the Undibacterium piscinae genome encodes:
- a CDS encoding formate dehydrogenase subunit alpha: MLLTRKGDAGARAQNRFSSSLADSLSRALPTMDRRGFLKRSGIGVGAGIAASQLGLIQKAKAAVGMEKSGSKIEVRRTVCTHCSVGCAVDAVVENGVWVRQEPVFDSPINLGAHCAKGAALREHGHGEYRLKYPMKLVNGKYQRISWDQALTEISAKLLEIKKTSGPDSTFFVGSSKHNNEQAALLRKFVSFYGTNNTDHQARICHSTTVAGVSNTWGYGAMTNSYNDMQNSKAAMYIGSNAAEAHPVSMLHMLHAKENGCKMIVVDPRYTRTAAKSDQYVRIRSGSDIPYLYGMLYHIFKNGWEDKQYINDRVYGMEKVKEEVMKWTPEKVEEACGVPEADVFKAAETMAKNRPSTVVWCMGQTQHSIGNAIVRASCLLQLALGNVGKSGGGTNIFRGHDNVQGATDVGPNPDSLPGYYGLATGAWKHWCNVWGVDYEWVKKQYPSQAMMEKSGTTVSRWVDAVLEKSELMDQENSVKAMVFWGHSPNSQTRGLEMKKAFDKLDLLVVIDPYPSATAAMAAMTTEGQELNAKRQVYLLPAATQFETSGSVTASNRSIQWREKVIEPLFESRTDHMIMYQLAEKLGFAKELVAKIKLVPGKGGMMEPEPESMLQEINRGTWTIGYTGQSPDRIKSHMRNMHLFDVKTLKCSGGKDAVTGYDMTGDYFGLPWPCYGTPELKHPGTPNLYDTSKHVMDGGGNFRANFGVEREGVSLLAEDGSHSLGSDITTGYPEFDHILLKKLGWWSDLTEAEQKAAEGKNWKTDLSGGIQRVVMKVHGCYPFGNAKARAVVWNFPDPVPLHREPLFGTRPDLVAKYPTHDDKKTFWRLPTLYKSVQQKNVETKMYEKFPIILTSGRLVEYEGGGEETRSNPWLAELQQENFVEINPKAAADRGIRNGEFVIVSTPTGARIKVKALVTPRVDAGTAFIPFHFSGWWQGKDMKEFYPEGAMPIVRGEAVNTATTYGYDAVTMMQETKTTICNIEKFTA, encoded by the coding sequence ATGTTGTTAACTCGCAAGGGTGACGCCGGAGCGCGCGCACAAAATCGTTTTTCTTCTAGTCTCGCAGATAGTCTGTCGCGCGCTTTGCCGACCATGGACCGACGCGGATTTTTGAAGCGCTCCGGTATCGGGGTTGGTGCGGGGATCGCAGCTTCGCAACTTGGCTTGATACAGAAGGCCAAGGCGGCAGTCGGTATGGAAAAATCCGGCAGCAAGATAGAGGTGCGGCGTACTGTCTGCACGCATTGCTCGGTCGGTTGTGCAGTGGATGCCGTGGTTGAAAACGGCGTATGGGTAAGGCAAGAGCCGGTATTTGATTCGCCTATCAATCTCGGTGCGCATTGTGCCAAAGGTGCCGCATTGCGCGAGCACGGGCATGGTGAATACCGGCTCAAATATCCTATGAAGCTGGTCAACGGCAAATATCAGCGGATTAGCTGGGATCAGGCACTGACCGAAATTTCCGCGAAGTTGCTGGAGATCAAAAAAACTTCCGGGCCAGACTCCACTTTCTTTGTCGGTTCTTCCAAGCACAATAACGAACAAGCCGCCTTGCTGCGTAAATTCGTCTCGTTTTACGGCACCAACAATACCGATCATCAGGCTCGTATCTGTCATTCGACTACGGTAGCCGGTGTCTCGAATACCTGGGGCTATGGGGCGATGACCAATAGCTATAACGACATGCAGAATTCTAAGGCTGCCATGTATATAGGATCGAATGCCGCAGAAGCGCATCCGGTTTCTATGTTGCACATGCTGCACGCCAAAGAAAATGGCTGCAAGATGATCGTGGTTGATCCGCGCTATACCCGTACTGCCGCTAAATCGGACCAATATGTGCGGATACGCTCAGGCTCGGACATTCCCTATCTGTACGGCATGCTGTATCACATATTTAAAAACGGCTGGGAAGACAAGCAGTACATCAATGACCGCGTCTATGGCATGGAAAAGGTCAAAGAAGAAGTCATGAAGTGGACGCCGGAAAAAGTCGAAGAGGCTTGTGGCGTGCCGGAAGCGGACGTTTTCAAAGCGGCCGAAACTATGGCGAAAAATCGTCCGTCCACGGTGGTTTGGTGCATGGGGCAAACCCAGCACAGCATCGGTAATGCGATCGTCCGCGCTTCCTGTTTATTGCAACTGGCCTTGGGTAATGTCGGCAAATCCGGTGGCGGCACGAATATTTTCCGTGGCCACGATAACGTTCAGGGCGCGACCGACGTCGGCCCGAATCCGGATTCCCTGCCTGGCTACTATGGTCTGGCAACCGGCGCATGGAAGCATTGGTGCAACGTCTGGGGCGTTGATTATGAATGGGTGAAGAAACAATACCCTTCGCAAGCCATGATGGAAAAATCCGGCACCACGGTATCGCGCTGGGTTGATGCGGTTCTGGAAAAAAGCGAATTGATGGATCAGGAAAACAGCGTCAAGGCGATGGTGTTCTGGGGACATTCACCGAATTCGCAAACCCGTGGCCTGGAGATGAAAAAAGCTTTTGATAAGCTAGATTTATTGGTGGTGATTGATCCCTATCCATCCGCGACTGCAGCGATGGCAGCGATGACTACCGAAGGTCAGGAATTGAATGCCAAGCGTCAGGTATATCTGCTGCCGGCTGCAACCCAATTTGAGACATCCGGTTCCGTTACCGCATCGAACCGTTCTATACAGTGGCGCGAAAAAGTCATAGAACCCTTGTTTGAATCGCGTACCGATCACATGATCATGTATCAGTTGGCCGAGAAGCTTGGGTTTGCCAAAGAACTGGTGGCGAAAATTAAGTTAGTGCCTGGTAAGGGCGGCATGATGGAGCCGGAACCGGAATCCATGTTGCAGGAGATTAATCGCGGCACTTGGACTATCGGTTATACCGGGCAATCGCCGGATCGCATCAAGTCGCATATGCGCAATATGCATTTGTTTGATGTAAAAACACTCAAGTGCAGTGGTGGTAAGGATGCGGTAACAGGTTACGACATGACGGGTGATTATTTTGGCTTGCCTTGGCCATGTTACGGTACGCCTGAATTGAAACATCCGGGTACGCCGAATCTTTATGACACCTCCAAGCACGTGATGGATGGCGGCGGAAATTTCCGCGCCAACTTTGGCGTAGAGCGCGAAGGCGTCAGTTTGCTGGCCGAAGATGGCTCACATTCGCTGGGTTCCGACATTACTACAGGCTATCCTGAATTTGATCATATTCTGCTGAAAAAACTGGGCTGGTGGAGCGATCTGACCGAAGCCGAGCAAAAAGCGGCGGAAGGCAAGAACTGGAAAACCGATTTGTCAGGCGGGATACAGCGCGTTGTCATGAAGGTCCATGGTTGCTATCCGTTTGGCAATGCCAAGGCGCGTGCCGTGGTCTGGAATTTCCCCGATCCGGTTCCTCTGCATCGCGAACCTTTGTTCGGTACCCGTCCTGATCTGGTGGCGAAATATCCTACGCATGACGATAAAAAGACATTCTGGCGTTTGCCTACCCTGTACAAGTCGGTACAGCAGAAGAACGTTGAAACCAAAATGTATGAGAAGTTCCCGATTATCCTCACCTCTGGTCGTTTGGTGGAGTATGAGGGTGGCGGTGAAGAGACGCGTTCCAATCCTTGGTTGGCTGAGTTGCAACAAGAAAACTTTGTCGAAATTAATCCTAAGGCGGCCGCGGACCGTGGCATACGCAACGGCGAGTTTGTAATCGTTTCCACCCCTACCGGTGCGCGTATTAAGGTGAAAGCCCTGGTAACGCCTAGGGTTGATGCCGGTACTGCGTTTATCCCTTTCCATTTTTCCGGTTGGTGGCAAGGCAAGGATATGAAAGAGTTTTATCCTGAAGGCGCAATGCCTATCGTGCGTGGTGAAGCGGTCAATACGGCAACCACTTATGGTTACGACGCAGTCACCATGATGCAGGAAACCAAAACGACGATCTGCAACATCGAAAAATTCACGGCTTAA
- a CDS encoding 4Fe-4S dicluster domain-containing protein, whose translation MARMKFICDSERCIECNGCVTACKNEHEVPWGVNRRRVVTINDGVIGQEKSMSVACMHCSDAPCMAVCPVDCFYRTDEGVVLHNKDICIGCGYCSYACPFGAPQFPSNGTFGLRGKMDKCTFCAGGPEEDGSQAEFEKYGRNRLSEGKLPLCAEMCSTKALLGGDGDVISDIFRNRVVRRGKGSEVWGWGTAYGKAPNPEAKPEKKAETESKS comes from the coding sequence ATGGCAAGAATGAAATTTATCTGCGATTCAGAGCGTTGCATTGAATGTAATGGCTGTGTGACTGCGTGTAAAAATGAACACGAAGTGCCGTGGGGCGTGAATCGCCGCCGTGTCGTCACTATCAATGATGGCGTGATCGGGCAGGAAAAATCCATGTCGGTAGCCTGCATGCATTGCTCTGATGCACCTTGCATGGCGGTTTGCCCGGTTGACTGTTTTTACCGCACCGATGAAGGTGTGGTTTTGCATAATAAGGATATTTGCATAGGTTGCGGTTATTGCTCCTACGCTTGTCCGTTTGGCGCGCCGCAATTTCCGTCCAACGGCACTTTCGGCTTGCGCGGCAAGATGGATAAGTGCACCTTCTGTGCCGGTGGTCCGGAAGAGGATGGTTCGCAGGCCGAGTTCGAGAAGTATGGACGGAATCGTTTGTCCGAAGGTAAGTTACCGCTGTGTGCAGAAATGTGTTCGACCAAGGCCTTGCTCGGTGGTGATGGTGATGTGATCTCCGATATTTTCCGTAACCGTGTGGTTAGGCGCGGTAAGGGTAGCGAAGTGTGGGGTTGGGGCACCGCTTATGGCAAGGCGCCAAATCCGGAAGCGAAACCAGAGAAAAAAGCCGAAACTGAGAGTAAGTCATGA
- a CDS encoding formate dehydrogenase subunit gamma: MKNLFATLALMLATSGADLALAQNAPSEPAAIAVGPAAPVNLAAVESIDILKQNQAERTIDQPGNAAPTYRLVNDGTKHYSSLPALEAGVLIQGKAQFPGQTRATTAGEAWRQYRNGPLTMIGGALLLITLSVIAAFYYFRGQIKLHTPLTGRLVERFTPGERALHWSMALSFVSLAISGSIILFGKHVLLPVFGLTLFGWLAFLCKNIHNFIGPVFTVSIILFFIKFVKDNLPSASDIPWLFKFGGLLSGEHVSSGRFNAGEKILFWGAVVGLGLVVSASGFVLDMLVPSLEYSRAIMQISNIVHIVAALLAAAMVMGHIYLGTIGMEGAYASMRTGYVDDAWAKEHHDAWYAEIESGKISRIRSEPAAPHGSSSVSQNA; the protein is encoded by the coding sequence ATGAAAAATTTATTTGCCACTCTGGCCTTAATGCTGGCGACAAGCGGAGCGGACTTGGCGCTGGCGCAGAATGCGCCTTCCGAGCCCGCCGCTATTGCCGTTGGCCCTGCCGCCCCTGTCAATCTGGCAGCGGTCGAATCCATTGATATTCTCAAGCAAAACCAGGCCGAGAGGACGATTGATCAGCCTGGCAACGCGGCACCTACTTACCGTCTCGTTAATGATGGCACCAAGCATTACTCGAGTTTGCCGGCGCTGGAAGCGGGTGTCCTGATACAGGGTAAGGCGCAATTTCCCGGGCAAACCAGAGCCACGACGGCTGGTGAAGCCTGGCGCCAATATCGCAACGGGCCTTTGACCATGATAGGCGGCGCGCTGTTGTTGATTACCCTATCGGTGATTGCGGCCTTCTATTATTTCCGCGGACAGATTAAGTTGCATACTCCGCTGACAGGTAGGCTGGTAGAGCGGTTTACCCCGGGTGAGCGGGCTTTGCATTGGAGTATGGCGCTGAGTTTCGTCTCGTTAGCCATTTCCGGCTCCATCATCTTATTTGGCAAGCATGTCTTGCTACCGGTATTTGGCCTGACCCTATTTGGCTGGTTGGCTTTTTTGTGTAAAAACATACATAACTTTATCGGACCTGTTTTCACCGTTTCCATCATTCTGTTCTTCATCAAATTTGTAAAAGATAACCTGCCTAGTGCCTCGGATATCCCATGGCTGTTTAAATTTGGTGGTTTGTTGAGTGGCGAACATGTCAGCTCCGGACGCTTTAATGCCGGTGAGAAAATCCTTTTCTGGGGTGCCGTAGTCGGACTCGGCTTGGTCGTGAGCGCATCGGGTTTTGTGCTTGATATGCTGGTGCCATCGCTGGAATACAGTCGCGCCATCATGCAGATTTCCAACATCGTTCATATCGTCGCCGCTCTTCTGGCTGCTGCCATGGTGATGGGGCATATCTATCTTGGTACGATAGGAATGGAGGGCGCCTACGCTTCCATGCGTACCGGCTATGTTGATGATGCCTGGGCCAAAGAGCATCACGATGCATGGTATGCAGAAATTGAGAGCGGCAAAATTTCACGTATCCGTAGCGAACCGGCAGCGCCTCATGGCAGTAGTTCAGTCTCTCAGAATGCTTGA
- a CDS encoding formate dehydrogenase accessory sulfurtransferase FdhD, giving the protein MPLLPHISQSQVALTKEVQVLDERGRLLTISIPAERALTVYLDKRELLTLMTIGANPEALILGYLRNQRLIRTLDEIAAVQVDWDVNAVAVTTHHGVSDIEERTSKRVVTTGCGQGTVFGGLMDEVDQIHLNPDAKIRQSALYRVVDTIRTHPSIYKKAGSVHACALFSADGELIYFVEDVGRHNAVDAIAGKMWLAGMAGSDKIFYTTGRLTSEMVIKGAQMGIPVLLSRSGTTEMGLQVAEQVGMSLLSRCTGRHFLLLTHPQRLEFELDHTEATLAGDLLKA; this is encoded by the coding sequence ATGCCCCTGTTGCCCCATATATCGCAGTCTCAAGTGGCACTGACCAAAGAGGTTCAGGTGCTCGATGAGCGAGGTCGTCTCTTGACGATCTCGATTCCTGCCGAGCGGGCGCTGACCGTGTATCTGGATAAGCGTGAACTCCTCACTTTGATGACGATAGGGGCAAATCCTGAAGCTTTGATTCTCGGTTATTTGCGTAACCAGCGCCTGATACGCACGCTAGATGAAATTGCCGCGGTGCAGGTGGATTGGGATGTTAATGCGGTAGCCGTTACCACCCATCATGGTGTCAGCGACATCGAAGAGCGTACTTCCAAGCGTGTGGTAACTACCGGATGCGGGCAGGGCACGGTATTCGGCGGCCTGATGGATGAGGTCGACCAGATACATTTGAATCCGGATGCAAAGATCAGACAATCAGCCTTGTACCGCGTGGTCGATACCATACGCACGCATCCGTCTATCTATAAAAAAGCCGGCTCGGTTCATGCCTGTGCGCTGTTTTCCGCTGATGGTGAATTAATTTACTTCGTCGAAGATGTCGGTCGTCATAATGCGGTGGATGCCATCGCAGGCAAGATGTGGCTGGCCGGTATGGCTGGTTCGGACAAGATTTTTTATACGACCGGACGGCTCACCTCTGAGATGGTGATCAAGGGCGCACAAATGGGGATCCCTGTGCTGCTGTCGCGTTCCGGCACTACTGAAATGGGCTTGCAGGTGGCGGAGCAGGTCGGCATGAGCCTGCTTTCGCGCTGCACAGGCAGGCATTTTTTGCTACTGACCCATCCGCAAAGGCTGGAATTCGAGCTTGATCACACAGAAGCTACACTTGCGGGCGATTTGCTCAAAGCCTGA
- a CDS encoding glutamate--tRNA ligase, whose translation MTAPSPTTPVRTRFAPSPTGYLHVGGARTALFSWAYARHFGGTFVLRIEDTDLERSTPEAVQAILDGMNWLGLQHDEGPFYQMQRMDRYREVLAKMLAEGTAYHCYSSQDEVEAMRERQRAAGDKPRYDGTWRPEAGKALPPVPADRKPVIRFKNPLDGDVSWTDVVKGQITISNRELDDLVIARPDGTPTYNFCVAVDDWDMQITHVIRGDDHVNNTPRQINILHALGATLPHYGHVPMILGTDGQKLSKRRDAVSVMDYLDKGFLPEAMLNYLARLGWSHGDDEVFSMEQMCSWFDLSHLSSSPAQFNPEKLAWINNHYIKAADNQRLAQLVRAQMLELGAGFENAPDLAAVIGLMKERVNTTVELGQAAMLFYRQPQADAALRQQHITDAVMPALLEYAQGCQAVEWNKAALSALLKEILAKFALKMPQLAMPLRLLLTGQLQTPSIDAVVELFGRETVLARLSKIAE comes from the coding sequence ATGACAGCTCCAAGCCCGACCACTCCTGTTCGTACCCGTTTTGCGCCTAGCCCTACCGGCTATTTGCATGTCGGTGGTGCGCGTACCGCCCTGTTTAGCTGGGCCTATGCCCGCCACTTTGGCGGTACCTTTGTCTTACGCATTGAAGATACTGATCTTGAGCGTTCCACGCCCGAGGCGGTGCAGGCGATTTTGGACGGCATGAACTGGTTGGGTTTGCAGCATGACGAAGGTCCGTTCTATCAGATGCAGCGTATGGACCGCTATCGCGAAGTGCTGGCGAAAATGCTGGCCGAAGGAACCGCTTATCACTGCTATTCCTCGCAGGACGAGGTTGAGGCGATGCGCGAGCGTCAGCGTGCTGCCGGCGATAAGCCACGCTACGACGGCACCTGGCGCCCGGAGGCGGGTAAGGCATTGCCGCCGGTGCCGGCCGATCGTAAGCCGGTAATCCGTTTTAAAAATCCCTTGGATGGCGATGTCAGCTGGACTGACGTGGTCAAGGGGCAAATTACCATCAGCAACCGCGAGCTTGATGATCTGGTGATCGCTCGCCCTGACGGCACGCCTACCTACAATTTTTGCGTGGCCGTGGATGACTGGGATATGCAGATCACCCACGTGATCCGTGGTGATGATCATGTCAATAACACGCCGCGTCAGATCAACATATTGCATGCGCTTGGCGCCACGCTTCCGCATTACGGACATGTTCCTATGATCCTCGGCACGGACGGACAGAAGTTGTCCAAGCGCCGTGACGCGGTCAGTGTCATGGACTATCTGGATAAGGGCTTCCTGCCGGAAGCGATGCTGAACTATCTGGCGCGTTTAGGCTGGAGTCATGGCGATGATGAAGTGTTTTCCATGGAGCAGATGTGCAGTTGGTTTGACTTAAGTCATTTGTCTAGCTCGCCGGCGCAGTTCAATCCTGAAAAACTTGCCTGGATCAACAACCACTACATCAAGGCGGCTGATAATCAACGCCTGGCTCAATTGGTGCGGGCGCAAATGCTGGAGTTGGGGGCAGGGTTTGAAAATGCACCGGATCTGGCCGCAGTGATTGGCCTGATGAAGGAGCGTGTCAATACCACAGTGGAACTGGGACAGGCAGCCATGCTGTTCTATCGCCAGCCACAGGCTGATGCGGCCTTGCGCCAGCAGCACATTACTGATGCCGTGATGCCGGCTCTGCTCGAGTATGCGCAGGGATGCCAGGCCGTGGAATGGAATAAGGCAGCGTTGTCCGCGCTGCTGAAGGAAATCCTTGCCAAGTTCGCCCTTAAGATGCCGCAACTGGCGATGCCTTTGCGCTTGTTATTGACCGGACAGTTGCAAACACCGTCAATTGATGCGGTTGTTGAGTTGTTCGGACGTGAGACAGTATTGGCCCGCTTAAGCAAGATCGCCGAATAG